The sequence GAATTGGACATAGGTCTGGGTTGGACTCCCATACCTGATTTAGAATTCAGGCTTGGTTATCTTATCTCCTACTGGACAGATGTATTAACCCAAAAGAATTTTGTAGATGATGTCCACGATGCTAAGGCAGTGGATGAAGGAGACAGTGTAACCTTTGATGGAATAGTCTTCTCGGTTAAATATGTTTTCTGATTATTATCTTGCTTGCCGCATCCCCAAAAAATCGAAAGGGGGATTTTAAGACCGCAGAATTTTATTGACTAAAACCTGCCTTTTTGCTAGAAAAGGGTTCGTTTTGAGAAGGAGAGTTTTTTAAAAAGCTTTTTATCAGATGTAACACCATAACTTTGATTTTACTTCCAGTTTATCATCTTATTAGACTCTCTTCCTGTTCCATTAATCATCGTTTGCATCTTTGATTTATTATTACCCTTTGGGAGGGGGGAAAGATGCAAGACCATACTGAACCTTTGAAAAAGGCCTGTTATTTTCTCAAGGTTTGTCTTGGCTCTTCTCTTTATCTTTTTCTAACAAATATATGTTTGATCGTTTTTTTATTCATTCCATCTCTTTCTTTTGCAGAACCAAGCTTTAATCTGCCCAAAGAAAAGCAGCCCCTTACAGAGTGGCTTTCTAAGATGAGCCCTGATGTGAGGGTTGAGCAAAAGAGCCAGAACTACTACATCGATAATATCTTTTCTCTCAATCTTTCAGGCATAAAACCAAACCCAAACTCCCCCCAGAGCCCATCTCTTCAGGAATGGCCTACAAAGATAAGCCCGGGCATAAGGGGAGGGAACGGAAGGACCCTTTACTATGTGGATGGTCTCATCCCCTTTTTCAGGAAAAAGAACTCCCTTTTCTTTGCTAACCCAAAGGCTGTCTTTGGGAGCAACGATACAGAAGAGATGAACATAGGCATGGGTTACCGCCATCTTCTCTATAATGACAGGATGTTTCTCGGTATCAACGGCTACTTTGACACGCAGAGAAGCGAGAACAACTTCCGCCACAACCAGTTCGGCCTGGGATTAGAAGCCATTATCACAGAGTGGTTTGATCTTCGCTCAAACTTCTACTTCCCTGTATCCGGCAAGAGGACTCTTCCTGATAGTGTCTCCTACAGGTTCGCTCAGAGGAGCTTTCTTTCCCATACCATCAACAACCTTGAGGAGCCCTTGCGGGGTCTTGATTATGAGGGGGGTGTTCTCATCCCAGGTATCTCTGATATCATCGAGACAAGGGCTTATTTTGGGGGTTATTACTACGATTCAGAGATCGGGGATGACATTGACGGCATCAAGGGAAGGATAGAGATAAGGCCATTTCCTCTTTTAGCTATCAATGTCGAGATAAGGGATGACAATGCCTTTGAAACAGATATTCTTGTGGGCGGATACATCTCCATTCCTCTTTCCTTTAAGGGGTGGAAGGACTACTGGAAAAAGAGGGGCAAGAGGAAGCCGAGAGAACGAATGACCGACCTTGTGGTGAGGGACATTGATGTTGTATCGAACAAGAGCACCAGAGACTTGGGTGAAAGTAAAGTGTATGACATGGTCTATGTGAACAACTCCAATACAGGTGATGTGGATGAGGATGGTTCACTCGACCATCCCTACGATGAAATGACCGAGGGCTTGAGCGCCCTTTCTGATGGCGAAACCCTGTATGTGTTCCAGGGAAGCAAGAACTACGAAGGCAACTTTACTGTGAGCAACCAGAACACCATTATCTGGGGAGAAGGCCATGAGGCATTCCCCGGATGCGGAGGAGACGACCACTATCCTGTTCTTGACGGAAATGCTGCAGGGGATGTGTTCACTGTCTCAGCGGACAACGTGGAGATAAGGGGTTTACAGATACAGAACAGCGGAAGCAGAGGCATCCACGCAGAAAACAGGAACGGAGGAAATATCCATCATAATATCTTAACAAATAATGGTAGTGGTTTGTCTGTCTGGAGTAATATACTAGACAATACGGTTTCCAACTGGACAGTTGCCAACAATACCATCTCTAATAATAGTAATTACGGGATTTATTTTTATGGCGCGGCGCATCTTTCCAATTTTGTTTTTTCAAGAAACAGGCTTATTAATAATGAGAATGGATTTAGGATGACCCTAAATTCTTCCCCTACAATCTCCAATTTTACCTTCACGAACAACACAATTACAGGGAATACAAATTATGGCATTAACATAAATGAAGAAAGCTTGCATGCTGTTGCCACTTTTAATAATGTTAATTTTGGTGATGCATCTGCAGGCACTGGAGGATACAACTCGATTTATAATAATGGCACAGCCGATTTTTATGAAGCTACCAATGACAGCTTCACAGCACAGAACAACTACTGGGGCGGCGAAGAGCCGAAACTTGTGGTGGGTAATAATGCCGTTAACTACACCCCTTGGCTGACCACTGACCCGAATTAATAAGAGATTTTTAATTGTCCCTTTCTTGCTTGACGCATCCCCAAAAAATCGAATAGGGGGATTTTAAGACCGCAGAATCTTCTTGACTTAATCCTTTCTTTTTGATAGAGAAGGTCTGTTTTGGAAGGAGGGTTTTTTAAAAAGCTTTTTATCAGATGTAATACCATAACTTTGCTTTGCCCACTTTGATTTCACTTCCAGTTTAATCATCTTATTAGACTCTCTTCCTGGTTTGCATCTTTGATTCATTATTACCCTTTGGGAGGGAGGGTAAAGATGTTAGACCATATTGTTCTTATAAGATTGTTGCTCCAAAGAACCTTTCCCCACATCTGTCTCTATTCATTCATTTATTTTATAACAATAGATAGGGGGAGTGTTTTATGGTGAAAAAAATTTTGATGGGAATTATCATATTGGTTGTGTTTGTTGCTCTTTCTCACTCTGCTTCTGCAGAAGAAAATCAAAGGGGGATTTTCATCGAACCATTCGGGGGTATATTCTACATTAATGCACCCGACGTCAACTTCGGTGGGAGGTATGTGGCAAATCCTGGTTACCTAGGCGAAGAGCATAAAGAAGACGGGGAGGCAGATGGAGGAATTTTTGGTTTGACATTTGGAAAGGGATTCAAAAGCCCCCTCTCCTTTGGCAGGAATAATCGGGTGGAACTATCAGGGTTTTACAGCAGGGCTAAGAGCACGTCGAGCTCTACTATCTTGGCCGATTTGTCTTTGGCCGGTTTCACGCAGATTGATGCGAGTAATACTTATGTAGGTACCATTAGTGCGCTTGTCAACATTGATTCCAAAGCTGAATATTACGGCTTCAGCCTGGTCTTGAAGGGCGACAATAAAATTGGATTGAACTGGAAAGTCTCGCCCTATATTGGGCCGACCCTGTTCTTCTTTGAGCAGGACATCGATATCTCTAGCCAACTATCTGGTGGTAAATTCGATGGGGACACCACATCTGTGAGCGAGGATACAGAGACCATGTATTTGGGCATCACAGGTGGTGCGGACTTCACCAGGCAGATTTCTGACAGGGTAAGTCTGGTCGCGAATGCAGAGCTGTCCGTTGTTCATGCCAGAAGCGATTTTGATGGTTCGCAAGAGACCAGTGAGGTAACAATTTCTACTGCTCATGTAACAGATTCTGATGAGGAGGTGGCAGTTCGGGGAATCGGGAATATAAAACTCCAGTTCGATATTGGGTTCGGGACTCTCTCTTTAAGCGCTGGGCTCCATTGGCTCAGCTACGTGCCCGAAGTCGTCAATCCACGTAATCCTAGCGACGCAAGCATCCCGGATAGAGCCGCACATATAGAGGATGAATCATCCCTGATGGTAATCGGCATGGCACAAATAGCTATACCGTTTTGATATTGTGAAATATGAGGACTCGATTTTTTCCTCTCACTTGACGCATCCCAAGAAATTGAAAGGGGGGGAAGACCGCGAAATTGTATTGACTTAATCCTACCTTTTTGGTAGAAAAGGTCTGTTTTGGAGGGAGGGTTTTTTAGAAAGCTTTTCATCAGATTTAATACCATAATTTTGATTTTCCCACTTTGATTTCACTTCCAGTTCATCATCTTATTAGACTCTCTTCCTGTTTTAGTTAATCATCGTTTGCATCTTTGATTCACCATTACCCTTTGGGAGGGGGGAAAGATGCAAGACCATATTGAACCTTTGAAAAAGTCCTGTTATTCCCTCAAGGTTTGTCTTAGCTCTTCTCTTTATCTTTTTATAGCAAATATATGCCTGATCGTTTTTTTATTGATTCCATCTCTTTCTTTTGCAGAACCAAGCTTTAGCCTGCCCCAAGGAAAACAGCCCCTTACAGAGTGGCTTTCTAAGATGAGCCCTGATGTAAGGGTTGAGCAAAAGAGCCAGAACTACTACATCGATAATATCTTTTCTCTCAATCTTTCAGGAAAAGAACCAAACCCAAATTCCCCTCAGAGCCAATCTCTTCAGGAGTGGCCGGCAAAGATAAGCCCGGGCTTAAGGGGAGGGAACGGAAGGACGCTTTACTATGTGGATGGACTCATCCCCTTTTTCAGGAAAAAGAACTCCCTTTTCTTTGCCAACCCAAGGGCTGTCTTTGGGAGCAACGATACAGAAGAAGTGAACATAGGCATGGGTTACCGCCATCTTCTCTTTAACGATAAGATGTTTCTCGGCATCAACGGCTACTTTGACACGCAGAGAAGCGAGAACAACTATCGCCATAACCAGCTCGGCTTGGGATTAGAGGCCATCATCACAGAGTGGTTTGATCTTCGGTCAAACTTCTACTTCCCTGTATCCGGAAAAAGGACGCTTTCCGAGGGCACCGGCTACAGGTTCGCTCAGAGGAGCTTTCTTTCCCATACCATCAACAACTTTGAGGAGCCGCTGAGGGGCCTTGATTATGAGGGGGGTGTTCTCATCCCTGGCATCTCCGATATCATTGAGACAAGGGCCTATCTTGGGGGCTACAACTACGATTCAGAGATAGGGGATGACATTAACGGCATCAAGGGAAGGATAGAGATAAGGCCCTTTCCCCTCTTGGCTATCAATGTGGAGATAAGGGATGACAATGCCTTTGAAACAGATGTCCTTGTGGGCGGATACATCTCCATCCCCCTTTCGTTCAAGGGGTGGAAGGACTACTTTAAGAAGAGGGGCAAAAGAAAGCCGAGGGAGAGGATGACCGACCTTGTGGTGAGGGACATTGATGTTGTATCTAACAAAAGCACAAGAGAATCGAACGAACAAAAAATATACGACATGGTCTATGTAGACAACAGGAACACCACAGGAATCGAGGACGGCTCACTCGACCATCCCTACGATACCATGACCGAGGGCTTGAGCGCCCTCTCGGACGGCGAAACCCTGTATGTGTTCCAGGGAAGCGGGAACTACACGGCCTCCCTTCTCAACCCTTTTATCGTGAGCAACCAGAACACCATTATCTGGGGAGAAGGTCATGAGGCATTCCCCGGATGCGGAGGAGGGGGCTATCCTGTTCTTGACGGAGATAATTTAGCATTACCTGGTCTCAGGGTATCAGCGGACAACGTTGAGATAAGGGGTTTAAAAGTACAGAACAGCGGATTTGCCGGATATGCAGGCATTTATGGATTTGATGTGAGCGGAGGAAATATCCATCATAATATCTTAACAAATAATGCTGATGGTTTGAGGGTTGAGAGCGCTGTAAGTCCAGTAGTCAACAATTGGACAGTAGCCAACAATACCATCTCTAATAATAGTAATTACGGGATTCTTCTTCACAACCACGGCAATCTTTCCGATTTCACGTTTTCGCACAACACCATCACCGGCAACGATTATGGTATTACTTTCGCCGACAACGACCCTACTGACATGAAGCTGGGCAATGCAGCCACAGGAGAGGGAGGATACAATTCGATTTACAACAACACAATAGCAGATTTTTTTGAATCTACTGGTTACAGCTTCACAGCACAGAACAATTACTGGGGCGGCGACAAGCCGAAACTTGTGGGTGGTAATGATGATGTTAACTACACCCCTTGGCTGACCACTGACCCGAATTAAGAAGAGATTTTTAATTGTTCATTTCTTGCTTGTCCAAGAAATGAACCAAAGAAGGACACCCCAACGATTTTTCCGGGCGGTCTCAGATTCGCTTGCTTCGGAGAAACAGCAAACTCAGCCTTCGGCTTCAGACAGCTGCTTCTTTTTCCCTTGCTTTGCTCACCTTCAACCTGAAAAATCGTAAAGGGGAGGTTTAAAAAACATGGTTTGCTTGCCGCATCCCCAAAAAATCGAAATGGGGATTTAAAAAGATACGGAAAAATCGCTTTGCGAATCTTTGAAGAAAAATCCTGAAAAGGAGGGGGGAGATTAAAATAGATAAATTCAAATTATTATAATTTATTTAGTATTTATTAATAGCCTTAATTATCCCTGTTTTTTGTATTCCATTAGAGGTTATAATATATTTTATTCTATTAATTCCCTTTTTATGAAATATTACATTTATTGGCCAAGCACGTTCAGCAAAATATTCCTCCCTAAATATCCCCCCTGATATTACAATATCCTTCGACCAAAAAAACTTATTATAATCATTAGCCTGCCACTCTTTATTTTCCGAGTCTAAAGTGACAGTTGCTTTGTCTATAAAAGTTAAATGTAATTGAGGATTTTTTACAGCAAAAAAGCCAGAGTTGCCTATGCCGAATCTACATTGATAAGATTTGCCTGTCCAATCGAACTCTATCGGAGCTTTTCCAATTTTAATTGGATTATATCCATAACAAAGAAATGGATTAGGAATACATAGAAAACATAGATAAGTTAGAACACAAAGAAGAAATAATAAAATAAATGGTAAATTTTTTTTAAAAAACCTTTTTAGCTCTCTTTTTTTTATTGTACCTATTTTATGTTCAGTTGGAAATTCCATTTTTATTTATTTTACGACTTTTCTTTTGGGTATATATCAATTCCCAGACTTTTAATTACATCTCGCCCTAATTCTGTCCAATGATATACATAAGACCCTCCACCACCTGAAGTATCTAACCATAAAAGACCCAGATCAAGAAGTCGGGGTATGATATGCGATAGCTTAGGATCATAACGAGCCTCACTAAAATAATGACCTCTATTTTCATGCGTGAATCTAAAGCACGTTGCATCTAAAGACTTAACAGCTCTTTCTACCATTATTGATTTAGTTCTATCTATTTCTTTAATAGCTTTATTTATAATTGTTGATATTCGTTCAATTGACCTATTTATATCATTAGGGTCATATTGGTGAACTCTGTAGGCTGTAATATCAAATGGAAGGGTATCGTTATCATCTCTTATCACAATAATTTCTTCTGGCAAACGCCACGCGTGTGCTAACCCTAGTTCATACATAACATTTGCGTTGCGAAAACGCTTTTCTTCAGCAGAACCAATAAGTTTAATTTTTTGTGTGATATAAGATATTTCGAATAGAACAATTCTTGAATTTAAAATCCCTTCTAATATATTTATCGGAATAGAATCCCCAGAAACTGGTTGGTCAACACGGTAGGGAGTTAAAGTCTCACATTTTCTTATTGCTTTTTCTATTATATTTTCATAACGTTTATGATGTTCAGGATTAAACCACATTCCAACAAACACCTGATTTTTTAAATTATCTATACGATATTTTGTAAAAAACTCATATGGATACATTTTTACATTTCAAATATAGTAGAAATAAATAATTGTGTATATTTTCTAAAAATAAGCGTATTTCATTTCTTTTCTTAATTAAATTATCAGATTCAGATTGTTTCTTAATAAAAACACCTTCCTACCTTATTCTATTTTTTTCAGCTACTTAGCCACTGCACTTGGAGATATATCTCTTGATAAGGGAATTGGGTGTTTTTCCACATCTATTTTGAATCTAACCTCTGCTTCATCTGGTGAGACAGAATGAGGTCTTTTAATTCCCAAATTTTTTGTTGGGTCAACAGGTATAATTGTGCCAGTTATCAAATTACTTTTTTTAAGAATAGTATGAATTCTGCCTGTAAAAGTTTTTGGTTTTGAAATCAAATACGAACAAGAATACTGTTCAATACTATTATTTATTGATTCATATTCTATAGTAATGTCTAAAAGAAGAGGGATTTGTTCCAAAATACCATCGAGGGATTTTTTAAAAAAATAGAAGCCTTGTTTAATTTCCTGCTGGGGCAATAAAGTAATATTTTTAGATGAACCAGAAATAATAGTTTCCCCTGGTTTTATATTCTTTTCACCATCTTTTTTCTTTTTAGTCTCAGGAATTAAGCATTTCCAATTAATAGAAACATTTTCAGCAAGATATTTCCCAAAATTCATAAAAGTAATATTAAGATGATATTCTTTTTCATGAGTTGGTTCTATTTCTACATTCTTAACAGCACAAATAGGTCTATTAAGAATCTCGGTTATCTCTAATTGTTTGTTAATCTGAAAAAGGTTTTCTAGTAAAATCAGTGCGGTAATAAAGAGAATAACTAATATGCTTATCTGAATCAGATTGGCCGGTTTAGATAATTCTTTCTTAAATTCATCAGATAATTTAATCATTTTTTACCTCATATGCTTCCTTAAAAAGCGCTAATAATTTCAAGCAATTTTTACACCTATTAAGGAATTTGTCAATAATCTAAATAACTTGTCTTATCCCCCTTATGCTTTTTAGGGATTGGACAAGCGAGTGAGGAAAAAAGAAGCAGCTGTTTGAAGCCGAAGGCTGAGTTTGCTGTTTCTCCGAAGTGAACGAAGGCAAAGACCGTTAAAAAAGCAGGGGGCGTCCTTTTTTTTGTCCCTTTTTTGGACGAGCAAAAAAGGGGCAGAACATTTCACAAGTTATCAATTTGACATCTCCCAAAAGTAGTGATACTTTTTTCTTTTTAATTTAAAAAGGTGAGTTTGGGAATGGTTTTAAACCCGTTTGTTAGAGATATCGGTGAGAAGATTTTAAGGGAAGAGCCGATCGAATACAAGGAGGCCTTAGAGCTTATAAGTCTTGGTGATGAGCATCTCTTTGATATCCTCTTCTTTTCAGATAAGATTCGAAAAAAATATAAGGGAAATAAAGTTAATCTCTGTTCGATTGTGAATGCCAAGTCAGGGAGATGTGCTGAGGATTGTGCCTTCTGTGCTCAGTCAGCATATTTCAAGACCGATATTCAGGAATATCCCCTTTTAAATCAAGATGATATCTTAAACAAAGCCCAAAATGCCAAAAGAATAGGCGCGCATGAGTTCAGCATTGTTACGAGCGGAAAGGCATTAAAAGAGGATGAGCTTGAGCGCGTTACCAGCTTTATATCCACTCTCAAGGACAGCAACAGCATTATCAGGTGTGCTTCTCTCGGCATGTTGAGTAAAGAAATGGCTCTAAGCTTAAAAGAGGCAGGCCTCCAGAATTATCACCACAACTTAGAGACATCAAAGAGCTTTTTCAATAACATCTGCACGACCCATTCTTACGGCGAAAATTTTGAGACCATTAAGATTGCCAAAGAGGCAGGGCTCTATGTCTGCTGCGGAGGAATCGTTGGGATGGGAGAGACTAAAGAGCAGAGGATTGAGCTCGCTTTTGCGCTTCGGGAGCTCGATGTCGATTCTGTTCCCATCAATTTTCTCAATCCAATTAAAGAGACAGGTTTAGAAAAAAGGCCTTTGATGGAGCCAATGGAGGCGCTAAAGACAATCGCGCTTTTTCGATTTATCCTTCCCAAAAAAGAGATTGTCATCTGCGGAGGAAGGGAAGTGACCCTAAGAGACCTCCAGCCCATGATGTTCATGGCAGGTGCGAGCGGGATACTGATTGGGGACTATCTGACAACTAAGGGAAGAAAGCCAAAAGAAGACCTGCAGATGATAAAAGATTTGGGATTAGAGATATGAAGGAAATAAGAGAAGAACTGGATATACTCAAAGAAAAGGGGCTCTATCGGTGGCTGAGGAGTATTAAAGGTGAACAGGGGCCTTTTATTAACCTTGGAGGGAAAAGGGTTTTAAACCTCTCCTCAAACAACTATCTCGGTCTTGCAAACCATCCCAAGGTCAAAGAGGCGCTTATCAGTGCTACAGAGAAATATGGAGCCAGTGCTGGTGCTTCGAGGCTCATCTCAGGCAATATCGAAATCTATGATGAATTAGAAGAGAGGATTTCAAAGTTTAAGGGAGTTGAGCGGGCCTTAGTATTCAGCAGCGGTTATATGGCAAACATAGGGATTATCTCCTCTTTTGTTGGTAAGGACGATGTCATCTTCTCAGACAAACTCAACCATGCAAGCATTATTGATGGGTGTATGCTGAGCAGAGCAATGTTCAAGCGGTTCCCCCACAAAGATATGGAGAAGTTAGAGGCTTTGTTAAAGGATTCCTCTAAATACAGAAGGAGGCTCATTATTACAGAAGGGGTGTTCAGCATGGATGGAGACATTGCTCCTTTGCCTGAGATAATTCAGCTCGCCAAGAAATATTCTGCATATGTTATGCTGGATGATGCCCATGCCACAGGTGTTTTAGGAAAGAATGGAAAGGGGACAATGGAGTATTTTGGTTTGGATGAGGGCATCGATATCCTCATGGGAACCTTTGGAAAGGCTCTGGGTGTGTTCGGTGCCTATGTTGGGGGAAAGAAGGAAATAAGGGAATATTTCATCAATCGGGCAAGGAGTTTTATCTTTACAACAGGCCTTCCACCAGGTGTTGTTGGTGCCATTATAAAGGCCATAGAGATCGCTGAGAAAGAGGGAGGGCTAAGGGAGTGGCTCTGGAGAAATGCGGTCTTTTTCAGGACGTGGCTAAAGGAGCTCGGGTTTGATACTATGGAGAGCAACACGCAGATTATCCCCATACTTATTGGCGATACCAAAAAGACCATGGATATGACAGAGATGCTCCTAAAAGAGGGGGTTTTTGCACAGGGGATCAGGCCACCAACTGTGCCTCAGGGATATGCAAGGCTTCGGACCACTGTCATGGCAACGCATAGCATCGAGGACCTTGAAAAGGCCCTCAATATCTTTAAAAAGGCAGGCAGAGAATTAAATATCATCTGAAAAAGAGAGAGTATGAAAAAAGAGAGAAAAAAGAGAAATGTTCTTTTAGAGAGGGATGATAAGAGATATATCTGGCATCCCTTTACGCAGATGAAGGATTATCTCAAGGAAAAACCCCTTATCATCGAGGAGGGAAGCGGGGTTTTTTTAAAGGATATCTATGGGAAAAAATATCTGGATGGGGTCTCCTCTTTATGGGTCAATATCCACGGCCATCAAAAAAAAGAGATTGACAGAGCAATGAGCTCCCAGTTGAAAAAGGTGGCCCATTCAACAATGCTCGGCATATCGAATGTTCCTGCAATCGAGTTTGCTAAAAAATTAATAGGGATTGCTCCAAAGGGCCTGAATAAAATCTTTTATTCAGATAATGGCTCGACCGCTGTGGAGATCGGGTTAAAAATAGCTTTCCAGTACTGGCAGCAAAAATCCAAAAAATTTTCAAAAAAGACAAAGTTCATCACGCTTAGAAATGCCTATCACGGTGATACAATCGGCTCTGTGAGCGTTGGGGGGATTGACCTTTTTCATTCAATCTATAAACCCCTTTTATTTAAGACATTTAAGGCTGAGTCTCCCTACTGCTACCGCTGTCCTTTGAAGCTCTCTTATCCAGAGTGTAATATTAAGTGCCTGGATTCAATAGAAAATATCATGAAGAAAAGGGGAGATGAGATAGCTGCCCTTGTTATCGAACCCCTTATCCAGGCAGCAGCTGGGATGATTGTCCAGCCCCCTTTATATTTAAAAAGGGTACGGGAGCTGTGCAGGAAATATAAGATTTTGATGATTGTTGATGAGGTCGCAACAGGTTTTGGGAGAACAGGGAAGATGTTTGCCTGTGAACATGAGGGAGTTGTTCCAGATATCATGGCACTGGCAAAGGGGATAAGCGGCGGATATCTCCCCTTGGCTGCCACACTGACAACAGAAGAGATATTCAGCGGTTTTTTAGGGGAGTATAAGGATTTCAGGACCTTCTTCCACGGCCATTCATACACAGGAAATCCCCTGGCATGTGCATCAGGCATAGCTAATTTAGAAATATTTAAGAAGAAAAAGACCCTCCAGATCTTACAGGGGAAAATTCTCTATTTAAAGAAGCGACTGGAGAAATACAGACAGTTAAGACATGTGGGAGATATCAGACAGGCCGGTTTTATGGTAGGAATTGAACTGGTCCTGTATAAGGAGACAAAAAAGCCCTATTCTCTGGAGAAGAAGATAGGGATAAGGGTTATCATGGAGGCGAGAAAAAGGGGACTGATTATCAGGCCGCTTGGAAATGTGATTGTCATTCTTCCTCCGCTATCTATTTCAAAGATGGATTTAGGGAGGATGACTGATATCATATATGAATCGATAAAAAAGGTTACGGAGAGATGAAAGGGATTTTTGTTACAGGGACAGATACTTGGGTGGGAAAGACAGTTATTGCCGGGGGAATTGCCGCTGCCCTAAAGGATGAAGGAATCGATGTTGGAGTGATGAAGCCGATTGAGAGCGGATGCAGAGTGGTTGATGGAAGAAAAATTCCCACTGATACCCTTTTTCTCAAGGTTATGGCAGGGACAAACGATCCCCTTGAATTGATTAACTCCTATTCTTTGGAAAAGCCCCTCGCACCCTCTGTGGCTGCAAAGAGAGAGGGAATTGAAATTGATGCCGATAAGATTTTAAGTGATTATAAGAAACTAAAGGGGAGGCATAAGTTTCTGATAGTTGAGGGTTTAGGCGGTCTCATGGTTCCTATTAAAAAGGGATTTTTTGTTTCAGATTTGATAAAGTTGATGAAACTCCCTGCTTTGGTTGTGACCAGAGCCAACCTCGGGACAATCAACCATACCCTCCTCACTGTAAATCATGCAACTCATTTAAAAATAAAGGTTTTTGGTGTTATTATCAATCATCTCTCCAAGGATCGTGGATTGGCTGAGAAAACAAACCCAGGTGTTCTCAAAGAGCTCTTGGGAGTTCCCATCATCGGAGACTTTCCTTATTCCCCTAAAATCATTGAAAAAAAAGGACTTCTCATAGATTTAATCAAGAAGAATATCGATATTTCTTCAATCCTGAAGCAGATTTAAAGGGAAAAATTCGCTGGAGCAGTAGAAGCCATTATCAATAATTGATTTTCCCGCTATAATACAATATGTTGTGTTAAATTAAATATTTTATACAACATATTGTTTTTTTCTTGACTTTTCAATTTTTTTCGATTATAAAAAGATATCTTTTCCACTCATCTCACAATACCAGAATTTCAGATGAAAAACTATAGAATTCAAATACTTCCAGAGGATTTAGCCAAGCAGATCGCTGCAGGAGAAGTCGTCGAGAGACCTGCCTCTGTTGTCAAGGAATTGGTTGAGAATGCTGTTGATGCCGAGGCGACTTTTATTGTCATAGAGGTCTTTGAAGGGGGGAGAAAGAGGATAAGAATTACAGATAACGGGACAGGCATGGTAAGGGAAGATGCCATCCTCTCTGTTGAGAGGCATTCGACAAGCAAGATTAAGACAAAGGAAGAGCTAGCGAACATCGAGACACTTGGATTTCGTGGAGAGGCCCTCCCATCCATTGCTTCTGTTTCAAAGATGAAGATTACCACCCTTTTTAGGGGTGAGAATATCGGGACAGAGCTCTACCTTATGAACGGTAAATTAAAAGAGGTTAAGGATGCTGGCTCTGCTGCAGGTACTGTAGTAGAGGTAAATGACCTTTTTTATAACACACCTGCCAGGTTGAAATTTCTAAAGAGTGTGAATACAGAGCTGGGTTATATCAATACCATTATCAATCAAGAGGCCCTGGCACATCCAAACATTCACTTCAAGCTTTTGCATAACAATCGGTTGTTGCA is a genomic window of Nitrospinota bacterium containing:
- the bioF gene encoding 8-amino-7-oxononanoate synthase; this encodes MKEIREELDILKEKGLYRWLRSIKGEQGPFINLGGKRVLNLSSNNYLGLANHPKVKEALISATEKYGASAGASRLISGNIEIYDELEERISKFKGVERALVFSSGYMANIGIISSFVGKDDVIFSDKLNHASIIDGCMLSRAMFKRFPHKDMEKLEALLKDSSKYRRRLIITEGVFSMDGDIAPLPEIIQLAKKYSAYVMLDDAHATGVLGKNGKGTMEYFGLDEGIDILMGTFGKALGVFGAYVGGKKEIREYFINRARSFIFTTGLPPGVVGAIIKAIEIAEKEGGLREWLWRNAVFFRTWLKELGFDTMESNTQIIPILIGDTKKTMDMTEMLLKEGVFAQGIRPPTVPQGYARLRTTVMATHSIEDLEKALNIFKKAGRELNII
- a CDS encoding inverse autotransporter beta domain-containing protein; the encoded protein is MQDHTEPLKKACYFLKVCLGSSLYLFLTNICLIVFLFIPSLSFAEPSFNLPKEKQPLTEWLSKMSPDVRVEQKSQNYYIDNIFSLNLSGIKPNPNSPQSPSLQEWPTKISPGIRGGNGRTLYYVDGLIPFFRKKNSLFFANPKAVFGSNDTEEMNIGMGYRHLLYNDRMFLGINGYFDTQRSENNFRHNQFGLGLEAIITEWFDLRSNFYFPVSGKRTLPDSVSYRFAQRSFLSHTINNLEEPLRGLDYEGGVLIPGISDIIETRAYFGGYYYDSEIGDDIDGIKGRIEIRPFPLLAINVEIRDDNAFETDILVGGYISIPLSFKGWKDYWKKRGKRKPRERMTDLVVRDIDVVSNKSTRDLGESKVYDMVYVNNSNTGDVDEDGSLDHPYDEMTEGLSALSDGETLYVFQGSKNYEGNFTVSNQNTIIWGEGHEAFPGCGGDDHYPVLDGNAAGDVFTVSADNVEIRGLQIQNSGSRGIHAENRNGGNIHHNILTNNGSGLSVWSNILDNTVSNWTVANNTISNNSNYGIYFYGAAHLSNFVFSRNRLINNENGFRMTLNSSPTISNFTFTNNTITGNTNYGININEESLHAVATFNNVNFGDASAGTGGYNSIYNNGTADFYEATNDSFTAQNNYWGGEEPKLVVGNNAVNYTPWLTTDPN
- the bioB gene encoding biotin synthase BioB, whose product is MVLNPFVRDIGEKILREEPIEYKEALELISLGDEHLFDILFFSDKIRKKYKGNKVNLCSIVNAKSGRCAEDCAFCAQSAYFKTDIQEYPLLNQDDILNKAQNAKRIGAHEFSIVTSGKALKEDELERVTSFISTLKDSNSIIRCASLGMLSKEMALSLKEAGLQNYHHNLETSKSFFNNICTTHSYGENFETIKIAKEAGLYVCCGGIVGMGETKEQRIELAFALRELDVDSVPINFLNPIKETGLEKRPLMEPMEALKTIALFRFILPKKEIVICGGREVTLRDLQPMMFMAGASGILIGDYLTTKGRKPKEDLQMIKDLGLEI
- a CDS encoding inverse autotransporter beta domain-containing protein, whose product is MQDHIEPLKKSCYSLKVCLSSSLYLFIANICLIVFLLIPSLSFAEPSFSLPQGKQPLTEWLSKMSPDVRVEQKSQNYYIDNIFSLNLSGKEPNPNSPQSQSLQEWPAKISPGLRGGNGRTLYYVDGLIPFFRKKNSLFFANPRAVFGSNDTEEVNIGMGYRHLLFNDKMFLGINGYFDTQRSENNYRHNQLGLGLEAIITEWFDLRSNFYFPVSGKRTLSEGTGYRFAQRSFLSHTINNFEEPLRGLDYEGGVLIPGISDIIETRAYLGGYNYDSEIGDDINGIKGRIEIRPFPLLAINVEIRDDNAFETDVLVGGYISIPLSFKGWKDYFKKRGKRKPRERMTDLVVRDIDVVSNKSTRESNEQKIYDMVYVDNRNTTGIEDGSLDHPYDTMTEGLSALSDGETLYVFQGSGNYTASLLNPFIVSNQNTIIWGEGHEAFPGCGGGGYPVLDGDNLALPGLRVSADNVEIRGLKVQNSGFAGYAGIYGFDVSGGNIHHNILTNNADGLRVESAVSPVVNNWTVANNTISNNSNYGILLHNHGNLSDFTFSHNTITGNDYGITFADNDPTDMKLGNAATGEGGYNSIYNNTIADFFESTGYSFTAQNNYWGGDKPKLVGGNDDVNYTPWLTTDPN